ATAAAATAGGAGGAATACATTAATGGATGAACTTTTTGAGAAAGTAAAAAAACTCATTGCTGAAAACCTTGAAATCGACGAAGACAAGATTACAATGGAGGCATCGTTCCGTCAGGACCTTGGCGCGGATAGTCTCGAAACCTATGAACTCGTCTATGCAATTGAAGAAGAACTCGGGATAAGAATTCCTGATGAAAAAGCGAATGAGTTCGAAACAGTCGGTGATGCTTTCAATTATTTGAAATCTCAACTTGCCAATAAGTAAACGATATTAGTGGGGTTAATAAAAAAAGATCACAATTTTAAAGCGCCACCTGTTTCCCCGGAGAGGTTCAAAGAATTACAACTGTTTCAGAAATATGTCGGATTAAGGTTCAGAAGACTCGATCTTCTGAACCTTGCTTTTACCCACCGCTCATATACGAACGAGTTTCAGGGAGAAATCGATAATAATGAAAAATTGGAGTTTCTCGGTGATTCTGTTTTGGGATTGGTGGTAAACGAGTACCTCTATCTGCACCTGACGGACAAGACGGAAGGGCATATGTCGAAGATAAAATCTTTTGTCGTAAGTGAAACCTCACTGGAATCCATCGCAAAGCAGATCAAGATAGAGAATTTCATTCTTATCGGCAAGGGAGAAGAGTATTCCGGCGGCAGAACAAAAAAGGCGATTATCGCGGACGCGATGGAGGCCTTAATCGGTGCCTACTATCTCGATTCGGGTTTTGCGAACGCAAAAAAGTTTATACACAGGCTTTTTATCCCTGAAATAAACAAGGTACTGGAAAACAAGCATCAGAAGGATTACAAGACATTACTGCAGGAATATATACAAAAAAGATACAAAACATATCCCAAATATACGATCATTCAGAAAAAGGGTCCCGACCACGACAAAACATTCTGGATTTCGGTAGTAATTAATGGAAAACCATACGGTCCAGGACAGGGCAAAAATAAAAAAGAAGCAGAACAAAACGCAGCACAAATCGCTTACAAGACGCTTACGGATAAAAAACAGAAATCGGAATAAACGGAAAAACTGGGAGTTAAAGAAGTTTTAACGCCCCGTAGGGTGAAAAATGTCGTATTATAATATCATTCGTGCTTATTCCTTCATTTCTTTCGAAGCCGATCCTCATAAAACCGCAACGCAATTGCCAGTAAACGAGACCGTGAATTGAGTTCCGGATCCTCGATAACCGCCTCAAGAAGGTAAGCGAGGATTGTCCCGACCACAGGACCGGGATGTATTGAAAGACCGTTGATAATGTCGTCTCCATTGATTGCCAAATCAGATAAAGTCAACGCATGGTCTTGTGCAAGTATCGCTTCGATCCTTTTTTTAAAGTCGGCGATATTTTTGCTGATAAATTTTCTTCTGCACATACCGGCCTGATCCGCTCTCCGTAACATGATAATGTCTGCGATGTGATCGATACCGACACGGGTAAGAAACCGCCTTACGGCGGCATCCGTCCACTCCGGATCGTAGGAAAACATATGGTGGAGAATAAGATGTGATATTTTTTTTATCTCGTTATTCGAAAACCGAAGACGCGCGGTTATCTCCCGAGCCATATCGGCAGAAACCTTTTCGTGACGATAAAATCTTATTTCTCCGTTTTCATTACGAACCTGTGTTCGTGATTTCCCGATATCATGAAGGAGTGCCGCGATGCGAACGGGGAGATTGTCCTGCGGCGCCGCTTCGCATGAATAAAGACTATGATAATAGACATCAAAGCAATGGAGTTCTCCCTGTTCGATACCACGGCACGCATCAAGTTCGGGAAGAACATAAACGAGAAGGCCGGTTTCCTTCATCAGTTCAAATCCCATAGCCGGATGTAATGAACACACTATTTTAATCAATTCGTCACGTATTCGCTCATATGATATCGCTGTGATATTTGCCGCCAGTCCCGTCATCGAAGATTTCGTTCGCGGTTCAATGTTAAAATCAAGCTGAGCGGCAAACCTGCACGCCCGGAGAAGGCGGAGGGCATCCTCGTTAAAACGTTCCACAGGATTCCCGATAGCACGGATCACCTTTTTTTTCAGATCGCGAGTTCCATGATGCGGATCGACGATTTTTCTTGTATGGAGATCATAGGCAATAGCGTTGATCGAAAAATCACGGCGTTTGAGATCTTCATAAATGGATGACGTGTATGAGATTGCATCCGGTCTTCTTTTATCGGAATAGTCGCCGTCGATTCTGAATGTCGTTACCTCGAAGGTTTTATTCAAAAAGAGGACGGTGACGGTCCCGTGTTTGATCCCCGTTGGGATTGTCTTTGGAAAGATCCTTTTCACCTCATGCGGCATGGCATCGGTGGCGATATCAAAATCTGATAACTGCCTCCCGAGAAGCTTATCCCGGACCGCGCCGCCGACCAGAAAACATTGGTACCCATGATCGTGAAAAAGAGCGGCAAGACGATATAGCTTTTCGGGAAATTTCATTACGGAACTCCATACACTTCTTTTTATTGATGCTTTAATGCGGTTTTCTCACAAACACTCTGTATTTCCCGTTAATTGTTTTTAAGAAAAACAATTGTTATTTATACCAAAAAGCACGATGCATCAATGAGAAAAGCGCAAAAACCCCGCTTCGATATGAAAGTCGCTGTATAATAAATCGGTACCGTATATTTCGGTAATTAACCGACTACTCGGGAGAATTCCGGGTTCGCATGGCTTATATCACCGTTCATGTCGATACGGGTAAAAACACATCATCTTGAGTATAATATAGCGAACGTGCATTGAAAAGAGTAGGGCGGACGCATCTTTTAAGCACCCATGGAACACTGCATTACTTTATCGGCACCTTCAAATGAAGGTGCCGCTTTTTTGTGTCTTGAATAATGACGGGTTACTGAAAGAGTTGGAGTATCGTCTGGGGTTTTGTATTTGCCTGGGCGAGCATTGCCGTTGACGATTGAACAAGAATCTGGTTTTTTACAAAACTGACCATGATTTCCGCCATATCGGCATCACGGATTCGCGATTCGGAAGCCTGAAGATTTTCCGCCCCGGCCAACAGACCGGTCATGGTGTGCTCGAGTCTCGTCTGATACGCACCAAGGTCTGCTCTTTGCTTACCGATTTTCTGAAGTGCTTCATCGACAAGACCGATCACCATGTTGGACCGGTCGGGTGTCGAAAGCGAAATAAATGTTGCCGCATGCGCAAAGCCCTGCTTACTCTGAATACCGAGTGCCTGTGCCGTCATCGTATGGATATAGACTCGTTCACGCTGGTCCATATTCGCTCCCATATGGAACCACATACTACCGGTTATCAGATTTTCTCCCATATCACGGGCAAACCGCCCGGTCAAGAGATTCATGCCGTTGAATTGGGCATGTGAAGCGACCCTGTTGACTTCATCGACAAGCTGGGATACTTCGACCTGGATCTGAAGCCGGTCTTCGTCAGAATAAATACCGTTCGAACTCTGGATGGCGAGTTCCCTGATCCGCTGTAAAATATTCTGACTTTCCTGCAGATACCCCTCAGCCGTCTGAATAAATGAAATACCGTCCTGTGCGTTTTTTTCCGCGCGAAGCATCCCCCGGATCTGGGTTCTCATTTTCTCTGAAACGGCAAGCCCCGATGCATCATCGGATGCACGGTTGATTCTGTATCCGGATGAGAGTTTTTCCATATCCTTACTCACTTCAAGGTTGTTAAACTTGAGCTGGCGGTGGGCAAAAATCGCACTCATATTATGATTGATAATCATCCAATCCTCCTTGATTGTATGTATGAAAAGACATCCATGTCTTTTTTTTGTGAAGCGCCTTCTCATTAATACTCGGTAAAACAAAGCGCGGCTTTAGTGATAAATGAGTCGGGATCATTCATGTAATAAAAGGCAAGGATTACCTCAGCGGAATACGAGGAATGTGAATGCGGCGCATTCGTCCCTGCTAGAGATTTTTCAGATAAACTGCAGCTTTTTTTATTTTCATCGTCGTATCCATGGGGTTCTCAATGAGAATACGTTTACCTGCGATCAGGTCGACAATGCCTGTTTCAGCGGGATAGCGGGGGATTATATGGATATGGAGATGGTCGATCGATGCGCCGGCAGATTTTTTCATGTTGTATCCTATATTGTATCCGGAAGGCGTATAGAGTTGATCGAGAATGTTGAGAAATTCCTTTTTCAGTAATGTAAACCTTTTTTCCTCCTGTGCATTATAGTCACGGATATCCTCGATATGCCTGAGCGGGAAAATAATGATATGACCGGGATTATACGGATAAAGATTCACACAGACGATGAAAAAGTCATCCCTGTATACCGATAAATCGACTACATGGGGTTCCTTGTCCCGTATCGAACACAAAATGCAACCGGGTGGTTTTTCACCCCTGACATATGTAATTTTGTTGAAACACAGGAAATATTGATCGGACAAATGCATCACCTTTCTTTATCTGATTTTCTGCACGGTATACCCGAGAAACAGACTCGGCCGTTTTTGCATATAAGCAGAAAAGCCGTGTGCCGGCGGTCCCGGCGATGTTTCGTCGACGTGCGGATGATATCACCCCTTGTTTATTTATAATGTAAACGGGTATGAAAAGCAATATATTTCCGAGTTTATGAAGATCGAACATTATTGGCAATATATTGTTGTAAAATGGATTTCGGCGCTTTTCTCTTTATGCAAAGTGTTTTTACCTTAAATAAACTTTTTTATATAACATACAATCAGTACTATTGGGGGCTTGTGTAAAAGAAAACCGAACTAATCTTCCTCCTCGTCTGTGTATTCCGGTGTATGTGTCGTGAATCCCTCCCTATTCATGTAGAGAAAATCTACAATCGCCGGATATTTTTGCAGCACATCCTTGTATGTTTTTAAATTAAGGATTATCTCATCCATTTCCCGCTCGATTGCCCTGATATGTCTCTCTTTTTCTTCCTGTAATGTGGCGATTTTTTTGTCGAGAAATGAAAGAAACCACGATTTCAGTGAAATATATTCATCATAATCAGGGATCCGTAATGATTTTGGTTCAAGCCTTATAAGGGAGACGGCGTCATAGACGGTTTCATGAGCGATCAGTGTTCGTAGGCGGGCGAGAAATTCCTGTTTTTTCAGGTTGAGGGTGGCGGG
Above is a genomic segment from Spirochaetales bacterium containing:
- the acpP gene encoding acyl carrier protein — protein: MDELFEKVKKLIAENLEIDEDKITMEASFRQDLGADSLETYELVYAIEEELGIRIPDEKANEFETVGDAFNYLKSQLANK
- the rnc gene encoding ribonuclease III: MKKDHNFKAPPVSPERFKELQLFQKYVGLRFRRLDLLNLAFTHRSYTNEFQGEIDNNEKLEFLGDSVLGLVVNEYLYLHLTDKTEGHMSKIKSFVVSETSLESIAKQIKIENFILIGKGEEYSGGRTKKAIIADAMEALIGAYYLDSGFANAKKFIHRLFIPEINKVLENKHQKDYKTLLQEYIQKRYKTYPKYTIIQKKGPDHDKTFWISVVINGKPYGPGQGKNKKEAEQNAAQIAYKTLTDKKQKSE
- a CDS encoding HD domain-containing protein, which translates into the protein MKFPEKLYRLAALFHDHGYQCFLVGGAVRDKLLGRQLSDFDIATDAMPHEVKRIFPKTIPTGIKHGTVTVLFLNKTFEVTTFRIDGDYSDKRRPDAISYTSSIYEDLKRRDFSINAIAYDLHTRKIVDPHHGTRDLKKKVIRAIGNPVERFNEDALRLLRACRFAAQLDFNIEPRTKSSMTGLAANITAISYERIRDELIKIVCSLHPAMGFELMKETGLLVYVLPELDACRGIEQGELHCFDVYYHSLYSCEAAPQDNLPVRIAALLHDIGKSRTQVRNENGEIRFYRHEKVSADMAREITARLRFSNNEIKKISHLILHHMFSYDPEWTDAAVRRFLTRVGIDHIADIIMLRRADQAGMCRRKFISKNIADFKKRIEAILAQDHALTLSDLAINGDDIINGLSIHPGPVVGTILAYLLEAVIEDPELNSRSRLLAIALRFYEDRLRKK
- a CDS encoding flagellin; amino-acid sequence: MIINHNMSAIFAHRQLKFNNLEVSKDMEKLSSGYRINRASDDASGLAVSEKMRTQIRGMLRAEKNAQDGISFIQTAEGYLQESQNILQRIRELAIQSSNGIYSDEDRLQIQVEVSQLVDEVNRVASHAQFNGMNLLTGRFARDMGENLITGSMWFHMGANMDQRERVYIHTMTAQALGIQSKQGFAHAATFISLSTPDRSNMVIGLVDEALQKIGKQRADLGAYQTRLEHTMTGLLAGAENLQASESRIRDADMAEIMVSFVKNQILVQSSTAMLAQANTKPQTILQLFQ
- a CDS encoding HIT domain-containing protein, whose amino-acid sequence is MHLSDQYFLCFNKITYVRGEKPPGCILCSIRDKEPHVVDLSVYRDDFFIVCVNLYPYNPGHIIIFPLRHIEDIRDYNAQEEKRFTLLKKEFLNILDQLYTPSGYNIGYNMKKSAGASIDHLHIHIIPRYPAETGIVDLIAGKRILIENPMDTTMKIKKAAVYLKNL